A stretch of the Rhinoderma darwinii isolate aRhiDar2 chromosome 3, aRhiDar2.hap1, whole genome shotgun sequence genome encodes the following:
- the LRRN3 gene encoding leucine-rich repeat neuronal protein 3 codes for MREINLRINLLFGLTITALVQATQKKMDCPELCTCEIRPWFTPRSIYIEAFTVDCNALDLYSVPDRLPANTQVLLLQANNIEEIKNADYFPVNLTGLDLSQNNLSSMVNINFTNAHRVLSVYLEENKLVELTEECFSGLVNLQELYINHNLISTISPNAFAGVGNLLRLHLNSNRLQVVNSQWLEALPHLEILMIGENPIIKIEDMNFKPLINLRSLVLAGINITEISDNAFIGLENLESISFYDNRFVNVPSVALQKVLNLKFLDLNKNPIRRIQRGDFSNMLHLKELGINNMPELVSIDSLAIENLPELRKIESTNNPKLAYIHPNAFYRLPKLETLMLNSNSLSALYRSTIDALPNLKELGIHSNPIRCDCVNRWINMNKTSIRFMETDSLFCVDPPEFQGQNVRHIHFREMMEICLPLIAPQSFPSDLDISTGSSVSLHCRATAEPEPDIYWITPLGSKLQPNTINGPLYVHAEGTLEITSISVLEAGLYTCVAKNLVGADLKTVMITVDGFLPEDANGSVNIDIKEVQSNSVLVSWNSQSKILKSSVQWIASLSAEFTRIAHSVRMPSDVKQYNLTRLSPSTEYKICIDIPTIYQQVEKQCINVTTKGMDTMRKHNETFKTTALIIIMCGLFGIITVAYFFNYIALYLRPFSERKYNGHLLQTPPFAYNDLYPPLLSLWNLDNESTSLEVKSTVIQVPSMMP; via the coding sequence ATGAGGGAAATAAACCTCAGAATTAACTTGCTGTTTGGACTAACAATCACTGCCCTCGTGCAAGCTACTCAGAAAAAGATGGATTGTCCAGAGCTGTGCACATGTGAAATCCGACCGTGGTTTACACCGAGATCTATTTATATTGAAGCTTTCACAGTGGATTGCAATGCATTAGATCTTTACAGCGTCCCTGACAGACTCCCAGCTAACACACAGGTCTTACTTTTACAGGCTAATAACATTGAAGAAATTAAAAATGCTGATTATTTTCCAGTAAATCTTACAGGGCTGGATTTATCACAGAACAATCTGTCCTCTATGGTCAATATCAATTTCACAAATGCCCATCGGGTACTTTCTGTATACCTGGAGGAAAATAAACTAGTGGAACTGACAGAAGAATGCTTTTCTGGACTGGTAAATTTACAAGAACTCTACATTAATCATAACTTGATATCCACAATTTCCCCAAATGCATTTGCTGGGGTAGGCAATTTGCTCAGACTTCACCTTAACTCAAACAGATTGCAAGTGGTTAATAGTCAGTGGTTAGAAGCATTGCCACATCTGGAGATTCTTATGATTGGTGAAAATCCAATAATCAAAATCGAAGATATGAACTTTAAGCCTCTTATCAATCTGCGCAGCCTGGTTTTAGCAGGAATAAATATTACAGAAATATCTGATAATGCCTTCATAGGCCTAGAAAATTTGGAAAGTATTTCTTTCTATGACAACAGATTTGTTAACGTCCCCTCTGTTGCTCTTCAAAAGGTTTTGAACCTCAAGTTTTTGGATCTAAATAAAAATCCTATTAGGAGAATACAAAGAGGAGATTTTAGCAATATGTTACACTTGAAAGAGCTGGGCATTAATAACATGCCAGAGCTAGTTTCAATAGATAGTCTTGCCATTGAAAATCTGCCAGAGCTACGAAAGATAGAATCAACCAATAACCCAAAACTGGCCTATATTCATCCCAATGCATTCTATAGACTTCCTAAATTAGAAACACTCATGCTCAACAGCAATTCTCTTAGTGCCCTTTATAGAAGCACTATAGATGCTTTGCCCAACCTTAAGGAATTAGGGATACACAGCAACCCCATCAGATGTGACTGTGTGAACCGCTGGATAAATATGAATAAAACAAGCATTCGTTTTATGGAAACTGATTCATTGTTTTGTGTGGACCCCCCTGAATTTCAAGGTCAGAATGTTAGACATATACACTTCAGGGAAATGATGGAAATATGTTTACCGCTTATTGCTCCTCAGAGCTTTCCCTCAGATCTGGATATAAGTACTGGAAGCTCCGTTTCATTACATTGCCGAGCTACGGCAGAACCAGAGCCAGACATTTACTGGATCACACCTTTGGGTTCTAAGCTTCAACCCAATACAATTAATGGTCCACTCTATGTCCATGCTGAAGGAACTTTGGAAATTACCAGCATAAGTGTTTTAGAAGCTGGACTTTATACTTGCGTAGCGAAGAACCTGGTTGGTGCAGATTTAAAAACAGTCATGATCACAGTAGATGGATTCCTACCAGAGGATGCCAATGGATCAGTCAATATTGACATCAAGGAAGTTCAAAGCAATTCTGTTTTGGTGTCTTGGAATTCCCAGTCAAAGATTTTGAAATCAAGCGTGCAGTGGATTGCATCTCTCAGTGCAGAATTCACCAGAATTGCTCACAGTGTTCGAATGCCATCAGACGTCAAACAATACAATTTAACACGTCTCAGTCCATCGACTGAATATAAGATTTGCATAGATATACCCACCATCTATCAACAAGTTGAAAAGCAATGCATTAACGTCACCACAAAAGGAATGGATACCATGAGAAAACATAATGAAACCTTTAAGACAACAGCTCTGATCATCATCATGTGTGGTCTGTTTGGGATCATTACTGTGGCATACTTTTTCAACTATATCGCTTTATACTTAAGACCGTTTTCTGAACGGAAATACAATGGGCATCTTTTGCAGACACCACCATTTGCTTACAATGACCTATACCCTCCTTTGTTGAGCCTTTGGAATCTTGACAATGAAAGCACATCTCTAGAAGTCAAATCTACAGTTATACAAGTACCCAGTATGATGCCATAA